AAAGCCGGCGATACGGAAAGCTACCGCTTGTCCGGTGGAGGAGGAGAGATGGCGAACGACACTTTTTGAATCCCGGCTTTGCGGACCAGGTCCAGCACGTAAATGATCGATCCGTGCGTGGCGTCTTTATCGCCGCTGATATAGACGGGGATGTTCGTGTTGGCGAAGAACCGGTTCGTCAGGTAGGTGTGGAGTTCCGCGTAGGTCTTCCTGTTTTTCTCAATGTAAACGTCGCCCAGTTTGTCCACCGAGATATTGACGATGTCCGGTTTGAAGTCCCGGCTCGCCTGGGTGGCGGTCGGCAAATCCATCTTGATCGATTGCAGCTTGATCATGGTGAGGCTCACCATCATGAACGAGGCCAGCAAAAAGAACATGATATCGATCAGCGGAATGATCTCGATCCGGGCCTTTTTGTGGGGATAGGGCGAACCAATCTTCATGGCGAAGTCAGGAGAACGCAACGGGTGTGATCCATCAGACAGTAATTGTCAGTTTGGCGACATACGGGAGCGCACAGACCCTAAAATGAGAATTGCTGTCCATCAGACCGAGCTTTCGGCGCTGGCTTGCCGGAATTCCTGGGCGTCGAATCCCTTTTGCCTGGCGGCATTGACCATCACTTCGACGTTCGTGGCCGCGGTCTCGAGCTCGAATTGCAGCCGCGCGGTCTTCTGGCTGAAAAAATTGAACGGGATGAGCGCGAAGATGGCAATGCCCAGGCCGCACGCCGTCGCGATCAAAGCTTCGCCAATGCCGCCAGTGACTTTTTCCACGGCCAGTTCGGCGCTGCCGATGGACGTGAACGAACCCATAATGCCGGTCACGGTGCCGAGCAAACCAAGCAGCGGCGCCAGCGTCACGAGCGTGTCCATGACGACGAGAAAACGCCCGGCCTTCTGCAATTCGATTCCTGCGGCGACTTGCAGAGCGCCCTGCAGCGAGGAATGAAAATGATTCAACCCGTGCCAGATCATCCGGATCACAGGATCCTCCGAGCCGCAGGCCAGCGTCGAGGCTTCGCGGAAATCGCCGCTTTCCAGCGCGGCGAGGATTTTCTCCAGCCGGTCGGGATCGCGTTTGAGGCTTTCTCGCCACCACCAAATGGCTCGCTCGCCAACGACGGCGACGGCGACAATCGTCACGACGAGGATCGGCCACATGACCGGACCACCTTTGAGGAAGAGTGAGACAACAATGTTTGCAAGCATAGCGCGTCGGATTCTTATCTGATTCGATAATGGAACGGAACCAAGTAATGGCGAGTTTCACCCGGAGACCAGCGCCAGTGGTTCTTCACCCAATCGGAAGAGTGAGAATCCAGCAGGGCGTAACCGGAAGCATCCTTGACCGTGATTGAGGCGGGCGATCCATTTGTGTCCACAATCACATAAAGCATGACGTTGCCTTCGTAGTTCCGGCGAAGCGCAAGGGACGGGTACGGGGGATCTGGGAAATAACCCTGGGACTTGCCCGCCTGGAATACAGTGGGCTTGGGGGGTGATGGCGGCTTGGGGGGGCTGGGAGGAGGGGGCGCCGCGAAACGCGCCGGAGCGAAAACGACCGGGCCCTCGACTGGCACGGCAAAACTGACCGCCGCTGGATCGGCTGCCACCACGGTCGCAATCTGCGGAGTGTCGAAGGTGACTTCCTGGTTGGGGTCCGGCTCTTGAATCTGGGGTTCCGGATTGACTTTCGGAGGCTCGACCGGAGGAGTGAAAACCACCGGAACAATGTCCACGGGCACCTCCAGTTGTTTCGGAATGACCGGACGCGTTTTCAGTCCGATTCCACCCACCACGAGGAACAGGAAACAAATCGAATTCAGCCAGGCCAGTTTGCGGTTCTCGTCCCTCGTGGCTGCCGGGAGGCAAAGCCGCGCCAGATCAGACCGCAGCGTGTAGTCGTGCGACAGCAGCGCATGCCCCTGCTCCAGCGACGCGGCAGCTTGAGATGAACCGGAGGATGAATTCATTTCGCCGCGCAAATCCGTAAACAGCCGAGGTCGTCCAAGGCGGCCAGAACGCGGCTCAGCGCTTTGGCGAAAGGCATGCTAACCCAAATGTTGGTCGTCATTGTCATTCCAGAGGGTCAATCAGGGCGGGTTCCGTGCCTGACTGCTTCTTGCGCGCCTGTTTAATTCCCGCAAAAGAAGGTCGAGTCAAGTCATTAAAGCCTTTGGTAGAAGCCTAGAGGATGCGGCGTAGCTCTGCGATAATCGGATTCTTCATAATTCAAATAACTTTGGCTTCATCTACGCGAATTTGGCTGGCACATGAATTCAAAATTCAAAACGGATCGCCAATTTTGATCATTCCCGTTTGGTCCATTGGAAACTATTTCGAAATTCGGATTTCGGATTTTCCACTTCAGCGCTGCGCGGCGTCCCGTTCTTCTTTCTGCCACCCCGCCACTTGATCCGGGGAGGCGGCTTCCCACACCTTCGCTGTCTGATCGTCGCTGCCGGTGACAATCCGCCGACCGTCCGATGAAAAGGCTACTGAAGTGATGAAAGCGGCGTGCCCTTTGAAGGTAAGCAGTTCTCTGCCACTGACCACGTCCCAGAGCTTGGCCGTCTGATCCCAACTGCCTGTGAGGATTCGCCGGCCGTCCGGCGAGAAGGCCGCTGAACTAATCAACCTCTTGTGTCCTTTGAGCTCGATCACTTCTTTGCCACCAGACGCGTCGCACACCGTTGCCACTAGCACGTCGCCGGCAATAACGATCCGTCGGCCGTCCGGCGAGAAAGCCACAGAGAATATCTGTGAGTTACGCCCATTGAGGCCGAACAATTCCCTACCGCTTACTGCATCCCAAACTTTGGCCCCATGTTCAATGCTCCCCGTGACGATCCGTTCGCCGTCGGAAGAAAAAGCTACGGACATGATGTTATCGGTGTGCCCCTTGAGCGTCATTAGTTCCGTCATGCTCGTCACATCCCACACCTTGGCGAGCCGATCGGAACCAGAAGAAACAACCCGCTGGCCGTCCGGCGAAAAACAGACTGAGCTAATCGTAGAAAGGTGGTCGCACCTCACCGCCTCCTTGCCTGTGGCGACTTCCGAAAATAACAAGCCCAAACCGCCGGTAATGACGCGTTTGCCGTCCGGAGAAATAGCCACGGCATTAATGGGTCCGCCCAGCCCTTGAAGAAGGGTAAGTAGATCCTTCCCGCTGGATGTGTCTTAAACCTTGGCCGTACCATCCTCACTGGCAGTGACAATCCGGTGGCCATCCGGCGAAAAGAGCACAGACGTGATTTGACCGCTGTGCCCATTAACCGTGAGCAGTTCCCTGCCGCTGGATGTCTCCCACAACTTCGCGGTCCTATCCCAACTGCCTGTCAGAATGCGTTGCCCGTCTACCGAAAAGGCTACAGATGAGATCGGATTCGTGTGGCCCTTTAGCGTGACCAAATCTTTGCCTGCAGTTGCATCCCATACTTTGGCTGTCTGATCATCACTGCCCATCACAATCCGCTTGCCGTCTGGAGAGATGGCGACAGAGAAGATCTTACTTAAGTGCCCACGAAGCGTCTTAAGCTCTAGATGCGTTTGGCGCTGCCAGTAGAACCACTCAAATCCTCTGTCTGGGTACGCCGCTGTCTCCTCCAACAACTGCCGAACACGGCCGACATTGTTCTGTTCCCACGCCAACTGCGCCGGGTTCATGTTCGCCACGTAAAGATTTCGCTGCGCTTCCTTGCGCAAACGCTCGGAGCGAAAATAAAGACCGGTCATTCCGACGGCTCCGATCAGCAAAGCCGCCCCCACTGCGGTTGCGCCAGCGAAGGCGACTTGGTTTCGTCGCACCATCTTCCGAAATCGATACGCCGCACTGAGCGGACGGGCCGTGATCGGTTCCAGGTTCAAGTACCGCCGAAGATCCGCTTCCAGGCCGCTGGCCGTGTCGTAGCGCCGCGTGCGGTCCTTCTCCAAACACTTCATCGCAATCCAGTCCAGGTCGCCGCGCAGCAATCGGCCAAGTGCGGCGGCTTCCATACTGCGGTTGCGGGCGATGGTCGTGCGTTGATCGTTGTCCATCGTGGTGAGTCGCGTGGAGGGCCGTTCCGGTTCCTCCTGCGCGATGATCCGCTGAATCTCGGCAAAGCCGGCGCTGCGCAGGCGTTTCTCCGGAAAAGGCGTTGTTCCGGTCAGCAATTCGTAGAGCAGCACGCCCAACGAGTAAATGTCGCTCCGGGTATCGACATCGAGTTTGCTCATCTCGGCTTGTTCGGGGCTCATGTAAGCCGGCGTGCCGATCATCTGGCCGAGGTTGGTGAACAGCGTTTTCTCGGTGAGCTTCTGGTGCGTGGCCTTGGCGATGCCGAAGTCGATCACCATCGGCACGGGCTGGCCGT
Above is a genomic segment from Verrucomicrobiota bacterium containing:
- a CDS encoding biopolymer transporter ExbD, translated to MKIGSPYPHKKARIEIIPLIDIMFFLLASFMMVSLTMIKLQSIKMDLPTATQASRDFKPDIVNISVDKLGDVYIEKNRKTYAELHTYLTNRFFANTNIPVYISGDKDATHGSIIYVLDLVRKAGIQKVSFAISPPPPDKR
- a CDS encoding TonB family protein, coding for MNSSSGSSQAAASLEQGHALLSHDYTLRSDLARLCLPAATRDENRKLAWLNSICFLFLVVGGIGLKTRPVIPKQLEVPVDIVPVVFTPPVEPPKVNPEPQIQEPDPNQEVTFDTPQIATVVAADPAAVSFAVPVEGPVVFAPARFAAPPPPSPPKPPSPPKPTVFQAGKSQGYFPDPPYPSLALRRNYEGNVMLYVIVDTNGSPASITVKDASGYALLDSHSSDWVKNHWRWSPGETRHYLVPFHYRIR
- a CDS encoding WD40 repeat domain-containing protein, with product MAISPDGKRVITGGLGLLFSEVATGKEAVRCDHLSTISSVCFSPDGQRVVSSGSDRLAKVWDVTSMTELMTLKGHTDNIMSVAFSSDGERIVTGSIEHGAKVWDAVSGRELFGLNGRNSQIFSVAFSPDGRRIVIAGDVLVATVCDASGGKEVIELKGHKRLISSAAFSPDGRRILTGSWDQTAKLWDVVSGRELLTFKGHAAFITSVAFSSDGRRIVTGSDDQTAKVWEAASPDQVAGWQKEERDAAQR
- a CDS encoding MotA/TolQ/ExbB proton channel family protein encodes the protein MLANIVVSLFLKGGPVMWPILVVTIVAVAVVGERAIWWWRESLKRDPDRLEKILAALESGDFREASTLACGSEDPVIRMIWHGLNHFHSSLQGALQVAAGIELQKAGRFLVVMDTLVTLAPLLGLLGTVTGIMGSFTSIGSAELAVEKVTGGIGEALIATACGLGIAIFALIPFNFFSQKTARLQFELETAATNVEVMVNAARQKGFDAQEFRQASAESSV